In the genome of Delphinus delphis chromosome 15, mDelDel1.2, whole genome shotgun sequence, one region contains:
- the PPDPF gene encoding pancreatic progenitor cell differentiation and proliferation factor has translation MAAIPSSGSLVATHDYYRRRLGSTSSNSSCGSAEYPGEGIPRHPGLPRADPGHWWASFFFGKSTLPFMATVLESPEHSEPAQASTGMITCDLAREAVGKQQPGGHPGQTNSRPPS, from the exons ATGGCAGCCATCCCCTCCAGCGGCTCACTCGTGGCCACCCACGACTACTACCGGC GCCGCCTGGGCTCCACTTCCAGTAACAGCTCCTGCGGAAGTGCCGAGTACCCTGGGGAAGGCATCCCCCGCCACCCCG GTCTCCCCAGAGCTGACCCGGGACACTGGTGGGCCAGCTTCTTTTTCGGGAAGTCCACTCTCCCGTTCATGGCCACAGTGTTGGAGTCCCCAGAGCA CTCAGAACCAGCCCAGGCCTCCACCGGCATGATCACCTGTGACCTGGCTCGGGAAGCCGTGGGGAAGCAGCAGCCTGGCGGCCATCCTGGCCAAACCAACTCCAGGCCCCCGTCCTGA